In Streptomyces alboniger, the following are encoded in one genomic region:
- a CDS encoding glycoside hydrolase family 6 protein → MYRKGTGRGHGFAARGVRTGVALAGAALLLSGCSSSGGDAEDDTSGQPVKQQPKDRDPYWVNPEGNAAKQVAAYEKDGKKDDAELIRKIAEQPVPEWIVPENAEDQARGFTEAAQKADRDALLVLYNIPHRDCGQYSGGGAADGNAYRTFVDQVAKGIGDRRATVILEPDAVLHMVDNCTPEQFHEERYDLLKGAIEKLKSLKNTKVYLDAGNAGWQNPDSLWEPLKRSGVEQADGFSVNVSNFQTTEASTEFGKKLSAKIGNKPFVIDTGRNGNGAYTKGKDPWCNPPGRALGETPTTKTDDPLVDAYLWVKRPGESDGTCRGGPKAGEWWPEYALGLARNAE, encoded by the coding sequence ATGTACCGCAAAGGCACCGGCCGCGGGCATGGTTTCGCGGCCAGGGGGGTGAGGACGGGAGTGGCGCTCGCGGGGGCCGCGCTGCTCCTTTCCGGGTGCTCCTCCTCCGGCGGTGACGCGGAGGACGACACGTCGGGTCAGCCGGTGAAGCAGCAGCCCAAGGACCGGGACCCGTACTGGGTCAACCCGGAGGGGAACGCGGCCAAGCAGGTCGCCGCCTATGAGAAGGACGGCAAGAAGGACGACGCCGAGCTGATCCGGAAGATCGCGGAGCAGCCGGTTCCCGAGTGGATCGTCCCGGAGAACGCGGAGGACCAGGCGCGCGGCTTCACCGAGGCCGCGCAGAAGGCCGACCGCGACGCCCTGTTGGTCCTCTACAACATCCCGCACCGCGACTGCGGCCAGTACTCGGGCGGCGGCGCGGCCGACGGCAACGCGTACCGGACGTTCGTCGACCAGGTCGCCAAGGGCATCGGCGACCGCCGCGCCACGGTGATCCTGGAGCCGGACGCGGTGCTCCACATGGTGGACAACTGCACGCCCGAACAGTTCCACGAGGAGCGGTACGACCTGCTCAAGGGCGCCATCGAGAAGCTCAAGTCCCTGAAGAACACCAAGGTGTACCTGGACGCGGGCAACGCGGGCTGGCAGAACCCCGACTCGCTCTGGGAGCCCCTGAAGCGGTCCGGCGTCGAGCAGGCCGATGGCTTCTCGGTGAACGTCTCGAACTTCCAGACCACCGAGGCCAGTACGGAGTTCGGCAAGAAGCTCTCGGCGAAGATCGGCAACAAGCCGTTCGTCATCGACACCGGGCGCAACGGCAACGGCGCGTACACCAAGGGCAAGGACCCCTGGTGCAACCCGCCGGGCCGGGCGCTCGGCGAGACGCCCACGACCAAGACGGACGATCCGCTGGTCGACGCGTATCTCTGGGTCAAGCGCCCGGGTGAGTCGGACGGCACGTGCCGGGGTGGCCCGAAGGCCGGCGAGTGGTGGCCCGAGTACGCATTG
- a CDS encoding CbtB domain-containing protein: protein MSLHSAAPHTDTTASQAAVTQTRDWLIASAAAILALVALYAVFFDNGTLISATGDYLHEFAHDGRHLFGAPCH from the coding sequence ATGTCCCTGCACTCCGCAGCGCCGCACACCGACACCACGGCGAGCCAGGCCGCCGTGACCCAGACCCGTGACTGGCTGATCGCGTCCGCCGCCGCGATCCTCGCGCTCGTCGCCCTGTACGCCGTGTTCTTCGACAACGGCACGCTGATCTCGGCCACCGGCGACTATCTCCACGAGTTCGCGCACGACGGCCGGCACCTCTTCGGCGCCCCGTGCCACTGA
- a CDS encoding CbtA family protein, translating into MHSSPVLPLLGRGLVAGGAAGLAAGLFSLLLAEPLMDRAIRAEEKRSAAEEHAHGAAQAVQHHEELFSRSTQHGGLVVAAVVAGLALGVLFAVAYAAVHRRDPRATPWPRALAFSAAAFLAVSLLPGLRYPANPPGVGDAGTVGNRQALWLAAVVIGVLGMFLVRQVYVRLAARPEPVRHLAVALTAVVVLAALFLLPDNPDPVPVDATLLWNFRMLSLGSHALLWAVFAAVFGALGLRAALGPTAAARTTAQASTAALP; encoded by the coding sequence ATGCACTCATCCCCCGTACTCCCCCTGCTCGGACGCGGTCTGGTGGCGGGAGGGGCGGCGGGCCTCGCGGCCGGCCTCTTCTCCCTGCTGCTCGCCGAGCCCCTGATGGACCGCGCGATCCGCGCCGAGGAGAAGCGCTCGGCCGCCGAGGAGCACGCCCACGGCGCGGCGCAGGCCGTCCAGCACCACGAGGAGCTGTTCAGCCGCTCCACGCAGCACGGCGGCCTGGTGGTGGCCGCGGTCGTCGCGGGGCTCGCCCTCGGCGTCCTGTTCGCCGTCGCGTACGCGGCGGTGCACCGCCGCGATCCGCGGGCGACGCCATGGCCGCGCGCGCTGGCCTTCTCCGCCGCGGCCTTCCTCGCCGTCTCCCTCCTGCCCGGCCTGCGCTACCCGGCGAACCCGCCGGGCGTCGGCGACGCGGGCACCGTCGGCAACCGCCAGGCGCTGTGGCTCGCCGCCGTCGTCATCGGCGTCCTCGGCATGTTCCTCGTACGCCAGGTGTACGTGCGTCTGGCCGCGCGCCCCGAACCGGTGCGGCACCTCGCGGTGGCCCTCACCGCGGTCGTCGTCCTCGCGGCACTGTTCCTGCTCCCCGACAACCCGGACCCGGTCCCGGTGGACGCGACGCTGCTGTGGAACTTCCGCATGCTGTCGCTCGGTTCGCACGCGCTGCTGTGGGCGGTGTTCGCGGCGGTCTTCGGCGCGCTGGGCCTGCGCGCCGCGCTCGGCCCGACGGCCGCGGCCCGCACCACGGCGCAGGCCTCTACCGCCGCACTCCCGTGA
- a CDS encoding class F sortase, protein MSGGARPPGSGRLLTGVAWVALLTGLGLWGTEIAELRGGMSGPATGDAAAVGRYPGIELPPAHEPLGAARPHRVDVPSLEVRAPVTARGLDAGGAIDPPPYAQPDTVGWYGGGTRPGAPGAALFVGHVDTETKPAVFYDLSAMRPGERVDVSRDDGTVAEFTVDDVQVVTRDRFDAKKAYGPHEEGRAELRLITCGGTFDKAARAYTANVIVSAYLTGVRR, encoded by the coding sequence GTGTCCGGCGGTGCGCGCCCGCCCGGGTCAGGACGTCTGCTGACCGGCGTCGCCTGGGTGGCCCTCCTGACGGGCCTCGGGCTGTGGGGCACCGAGATCGCGGAGCTGCGCGGCGGCATGTCCGGGCCCGCGACCGGCGACGCGGCGGCGGTCGGTCGTTACCCCGGCATCGAACTGCCGCCCGCGCACGAGCCGTTGGGCGCCGCGCGACCGCACCGCGTCGACGTGCCGTCCCTGGAGGTCAGGGCCCCCGTGACCGCCCGCGGCCTGGACGCCGGGGGCGCGATCGACCCACCGCCGTACGCGCAGCCGGACACCGTCGGCTGGTACGGCGGCGGCACCCGCCCCGGAGCCCCGGGCGCGGCCCTCTTCGTCGGCCACGTCGACACGGAGACGAAGCCCGCGGTCTTCTACGACCTCAGCGCGATGCGCCCCGGCGAGCGGGTCGACGTGAGCCGCGACGACGGCACGGTCGCGGAGTTCACGGTCGACGACGTCCAGGTCGTCACCCGCGACCGCTTCGACGCGAAGAAGGCGTACGGCCCCCACGAGGAGGGCCGCGCCGAACTGCGCCTCATCACCTGCGGCGGCACCTTCGACAAGGCCGCCCGCGCCTACACGGCCAACGTGATCGTCTCGGCGTACCTCACGGGAGTGCGGCGGTAG
- a CDS encoding HAD-IIA family hydrolase, whose product MAERKPIESWLTDMDGVLIHEGVPIPGADAFIKKLRESGKPFLVLTNNSIYTARDLQARLTRMGLEVPVENIWTSALATAKFLDDQRPGGTAYVIGEAGLTTALHDIGYVLTDHDPDYVVLGETRTYSFEAMTKAVRLINGGARFICTNPDETGPSTEGPLPATGAVAALITKATGKNPYFAGKPNPLMMRTGLNAIGAHSETSAMIGDRMDTDVLAGLEAGMETFLVLTGLTTRRDIDKYPFRPSTVVDSIADLVDRV is encoded by the coding sequence ATGGCAGAGCGCAAGCCCATTGAATCGTGGCTCACCGACATGGACGGCGTGCTGATTCACGAGGGCGTCCCGATCCCCGGTGCCGACGCGTTCATCAAGAAGCTCCGCGAGTCCGGCAAGCCCTTCCTGGTGCTCACCAACAACTCCATCTACACCGCGCGCGACCTCCAGGCCCGGCTGACCCGCATGGGCCTCGAAGTGCCCGTCGAGAACATCTGGACCTCCGCGCTCGCCACCGCCAAGTTCCTCGACGACCAGCGGCCCGGCGGCACGGCCTACGTCATCGGCGAGGCCGGCCTGACCACGGCCCTGCACGACATCGGATACGTCCTCACCGACCACGACCCTGACTACGTGGTCCTCGGCGAGACCCGTACGTACTCCTTCGAGGCGATGACCAAGGCCGTACGCCTCATCAACGGCGGCGCCCGCTTCATCTGCACCAACCCCGACGAGACCGGGCCCTCCACCGAGGGGCCGCTGCCCGCCACGGGAGCCGTCGCCGCGCTGATCACCAAGGCGACCGGCAAGAACCCCTACTTCGCGGGGAAGCCGAATCCGCTGATGATGCGGACGGGGCTGAACGCGATCGGGGCGCATTCGGAGACGAGCGCGATGATCGGTGACCGCATGGACACGGACGTCCTCGCCGGCCTGGAGGCGGGGATGGAGACGTTCCTGGTGCTCACGGGGCTCACGACCCGGCGGGACATCGACAAGTACCCGTTCCGCCCCTCCACCGTCGTGGACTCGATCGCCGACCTGGTGGACCGGGTCTAG
- a CDS encoding ROK family transcriptional regulator has product MKSYVNRANPGANLPTPRGHNAALVLDLLRGAGEAGISRLELAERTGLTPQAVSKITARLRAEGLAAEAGRRASTGGKPRTVLRLVPEAGHAVGLHLDRDELTAVLVDLTGTVVAERHAPLAFGAGAEAVVEAAAGEVRGLLAGAVTTAGRTGPPEAAPGVGGPDVYVPGGPGVGGVSGVGVALPGPLDHVGGVLRRVTGFPGWDGFPLRDALAERLGLPVVVDKDTNAAALGLALAGADAAGSFAYLHLGTGLGAGLVLGGALHRGARTGAGEFGHQVLQLDGPPCECGDRGCVEALCLAAVARGELDEAARVLGTAAGNLVGLLDIDRVLLGGRTVFAADELFVRGVGAVVAERVRRGGGATEVPVALAPGGERAVAEGAAQLVLAPLFGRAPVVGAYAGGGVVGGGPAGGAPG; this is encoded by the coding sequence GTGAAGTCGTACGTGAACAGGGCGAACCCCGGAGCGAACCTGCCGACGCCGCGCGGCCACAACGCCGCGCTGGTGCTCGATCTGCTGCGCGGGGCGGGCGAGGCGGGCATCAGCCGCCTGGAGCTGGCCGAGCGCACCGGGCTCACCCCGCAGGCGGTCAGCAAGATCACCGCGCGGCTGCGGGCCGAGGGCCTGGCCGCGGAGGCGGGCCGCCGCGCCTCGACGGGCGGCAAGCCGCGTACGGTCCTGCGCCTGGTCCCCGAGGCGGGCCACGCGGTCGGCCTCCACCTGGACCGCGACGAGCTGACGGCGGTCCTCGTCGACCTGACCGGCACGGTGGTCGCCGAACGCCACGCTCCCCTCGCCTTCGGCGCGGGCGCGGAGGCGGTCGTGGAGGCGGCGGCGGGGGAGGTGCGGGGGCTTCTGGCGGGGGCCGTCACCACCGCCGGCCGTACGGGTCCTCCGGAGGCGGCACCTGGCGTGGGCGGCCCTGATGTGTACGTTCCCGGCGGTCCTGGCGTAGGCGGTGTCTCTGGGGTCGGCGTTGCGTTGCCCGGGCCCCTCGATCATGTGGGCGGGGTGCTGCGGCGGGTGACCGGGTTCCCCGGGTGGGACGGGTTTCCGTTGCGGGACGCGCTGGCGGAGCGGCTCGGGCTGCCCGTCGTCGTGGACAAGGACACCAACGCCGCCGCCCTCGGCCTGGCCCTCGCGGGCGCCGACGCCGCGGGTTCCTTCGCGTATCTGCACCTGGGGACCGGCCTCGGTGCCGGGCTGGTGCTCGGTGGTGCCCTGCACCGCGGTGCCCGTACCGGCGCGGGCGAATTCGGCCACCAAGTGCTCCAGTTGGACGGCCCGCCCTGCGAGTGCGGGGACCGTGGCTGCGTCGAGGCGCTGTGCCTCGCCGCCGTCGCCCGGGGCGAACTGGACGAGGCCGCGAGGGTCCTCGGTACGGCCGCGGGCAATCTGGTGGGGCTGCTCGACATCGACCGTGTGCTGCTCGGCGGCCGGACGGTGTTCGCCGCCGATGAACTGTTCGTACGGGGTGTGGGGGCCGTCGTCGCCGAGCGCGTCCGGCGGGGCGGCGGGGCGACGGAGGTGCCCGTCGCCCTCGCCCCGGGAGGGGAGCGCGCTGTCGCGGAGGGGGCGGCCCAGCTTGTTCTCGCACCCTTGTTCGGGCGCGCCCCTGTGGTCGGTGCCTACGCCGGCGGCGGCGTCGTAGGTGGTGGCCCTGCGGGCGGCGCTCCTGGGTAG
- a CDS encoding Gfo/Idh/MocA family protein translates to MTATATDTGTGTGNGTGSPLRVGLIGYGLAGSVFHAPLIAATEGLVLDTVVTSNPERQAQARAEFGDGLRCAESADELWERADELDLIVIASPNKTHVPLATAALKAGLPVVVDKPVAGTAAEARELAALADERGLLLSVFQNRRWDNDFRTLRQLLADGELGDVWRFESRFERWRPRPKGGWRESGDPEEIGGLLYDLGSHVVDQALVLFGPAVSVYAESDVRRPGAEADDDTFIAVTHANGVRSHLYVSATTAQLGPRFRVLGSQAGYVKYGLDPQEAALRDGRRPATQSPWGVEPESMWGRVGSGESPLTGGGRPLPTLPGDYPAYYAAVAAALRGTGENPVTALQAADALDVLEAARRSARDGVAVTL, encoded by the coding sequence ATGACTGCGACAGCGACTGACACAGGCACGGGTACGGGCAATGGCACCGGCTCCCCCCTCCGCGTCGGCCTCATCGGGTACGGCCTCGCGGGCTCCGTCTTCCACGCCCCGCTGATCGCCGCGACCGAGGGTCTCGTCCTCGACACGGTCGTGACGTCGAACCCCGAGCGGCAGGCGCAGGCCCGCGCCGAGTTCGGCGACGGCCTGCGCTGCGCCGAGTCGGCCGACGAGCTGTGGGAGCGGGCGGACGAACTGGACCTGATCGTCATCGCCTCCCCGAACAAGACGCACGTACCGCTCGCCACCGCCGCCCTCAAGGCGGGTCTGCCAGTCGTCGTCGACAAGCCGGTCGCGGGCACGGCCGCCGAGGCCCGCGAGCTGGCGGCCCTCGCCGACGAGCGCGGCCTGCTCCTGTCCGTCTTCCAGAACCGCCGCTGGGACAACGACTTCCGCACGCTGCGACAGCTGCTCGCGGACGGCGAGCTGGGCGACGTATGGCGCTTCGAGTCCCGGTTCGAGCGGTGGCGGCCGCGGCCCAAGGGCGGCTGGCGCGAGTCCGGCGACCCGGAAGAGATCGGAGGTCTCCTCTACGACCTGGGCAGCCACGTCGTCGACCAGGCCCTGGTCCTCTTCGGCCCGGCGGTGAGCGTGTACGCCGAGTCGGACGTCCGCAGGCCCGGCGCGGAGGCCGACGACGACACGTTCATCGCGGTCACCCACGCCAACGGCGTCCGCTCGCACCTGTACGTGAGCGCCACCACCGCCCAGCTCGGCCCCCGCTTCCGCGTCCTCGGCTCCCAGGCGGGTTACGTGAAGTACGGCCTCGACCCCCAGGAGGCGGCCCTGCGCGACGGCAGGCGCCCCGCGACGCAGAGCCCCTGGGGCGTGGAGCCCGAGTCGATGTGGGGCCGGGTCGGCTCCGGGGAGTCCCCGCTGACCGGTGGCGGCCGCCCGCTCCCGACGCTGCCGGGCGACTACCCCGCGTACTACGCGGCGGTCGCCGCCGCCCTGCGCGGCACCGGCGAGAACCCCGTCACCGCGCTCCAGGCCGCCGACGCCCTGGACGTCCTGGAGGCGGCGCGCCGCTCGGCCCGCGACGGTGTGGCGGTGACGCTGTGA
- a CDS encoding heme-degrading domain-containing protein, with the protein MTTTSSDAPGAPTIDELEEQERRLVLPRFTYDDAWALGGLLVELARERRAPVAIDITRNGQQLFHAALPGSTPDNDAWTARKRRVVERYGCSSYLVGSRFRAKGTTFEASSRLDPDTYAAHGGAFPLAVEGAGVVGTVAVSGLPQVEDHALVVQALERFLAA; encoded by the coding sequence GTGACCACCACCTCTTCCGACGCCCCCGGCGCCCCCACCATCGACGAACTTGAGGAGCAGGAGCGCCGCCTGGTGCTTCCCCGCTTCACGTACGACGACGCGTGGGCGCTCGGCGGCCTCCTGGTGGAGCTGGCCCGCGAGCGCCGCGCCCCGGTGGCGATCGACATCACCCGCAACGGCCAGCAGCTCTTCCACGCCGCGCTGCCCGGCTCGACCCCGGACAACGACGCCTGGACAGCCCGCAAGCGCCGCGTCGTCGAACGCTACGGCTGCTCCTCCTACCTGGTCGGCTCCCGCTTCCGCGCCAAGGGCACGACCTTCGAGGCCTCCTCCCGCCTCGACCCCGACACGTACGCGGCCCACGGCGGCGCGTTCCCGCTCGCGGTCGAGGGCGCGGGGGTCGTCGGGACGGTGGCCGTGTCGGGGTTGCCGCAGGTGGAGGACCATGCGTTGGTGGTTCAGGCGTTGGAGCGGTTCCTCGCCGCCTGA